A section of the Pseudomonas lini genome encodes:
- a CDS encoding LysR substrate-binding domain-containing protein, translating into MSRQLHAQTYVWLHVFSCAARHLSFTRCAEELHITPGAVSQQIRQLEERLGFRLFHRRARGVELSAEGQRLAITVNEAYGSIDAELRRLDAGMISGILRLRSIPSFLSKWLTPRLPRLQQRFPDIQLRLVAEDSSVPLHEGYFDLAIDLNDGSYPGLLSTALLDEQIFPVCAPSLLRGRPPLHGPADLVHFPLLHDITAWRGSYEYAEWEFYLNAIGFEGADVRRGHTFNRNHLTIEAAIAGMGVAIARRTLLNDELERGTLIVPFGLAVPNHKRYVLLYAPGALSHPGVRAVHDWLVEEAGIFRSLHPLAERQM; encoded by the coding sequence ATGAGTCGCCAATTGCACGCCCAGACCTACGTCTGGCTGCACGTGTTTTCGTGTGCCGCGCGGCACTTGTCCTTCACCCGTTGCGCCGAAGAACTGCACATCACGCCGGGGGCGGTCAGTCAGCAAATTCGCCAACTGGAAGAGCGGCTGGGTTTTCGCCTGTTTCATCGTCGCGCCCGGGGCGTGGAATTGAGCGCCGAAGGCCAGCGATTGGCTATCACCGTCAACGAAGCCTACGGCAGCATCGATGCGGAATTGCGACGACTGGATGCGGGAATGATCAGCGGGATTTTGCGATTACGCTCGATTCCATCGTTCCTGAGCAAATGGCTGACCCCGCGCCTGCCGCGTTTGCAACAGCGCTTTCCGGATATTCAGTTGCGGCTGGTGGCCGAGGACAGCAGTGTTCCGTTGCACGAAGGCTATTTCGATCTGGCGATTGACCTGAACGACGGCAGTTATCCCGGATTGTTATCCACAGCCTTGTTGGATGAGCAGATCTTTCCGGTGTGTGCCCCGAGCCTGCTTCGCGGCCGGCCGCCACTGCACGGCCCGGCAGACCTGGTGCATTTTCCGTTGCTGCACGACATCACCGCCTGGCGCGGCAGTTACGAGTACGCGGAATGGGAGTTTTATCTCAACGCCATTGGCTTCGAGGGCGCGGATGTGCGGCGCGGGCATACCTTCAATCGCAATCATCTGACCATCGAAGCGGCGATTGCCGGGATGGGCGTGGCGATTGCGCGGCGAACGCTGCTCAACGATGAACTGGAGCGCGGGACGTTGATCGTGCCATTTGGCCTGGCGGTGCCTAATCACAAGCGATACGTGCTGCTCTATGCGCCGGGCGCGCTGAGTCATCCGGGCGTACGCGCGGTGCATGACTGGCTGGTGGAAGAGGCGGGGATATTTCGTAGTCTGCATCCGCTGGCAGAGCGGCAGATGTGA
- a CDS encoding DUF2165 family protein, producing the protein MNSLTTAKTIRISKILLMAYISFFGLLVMYSNFTDYATNYEYVGHVLSMDTAYNSEKTNYRAITSPILHHRIYWLIITLEVTYTVYCLMGTYHLYRKLNASAKEFHEAKKFSIIGLMIGLFIYYVCLQVIGVEWFNMDKSQAWNAKDWARHIVDFTLPLLMYVALRIER; encoded by the coding sequence TTGAACAGCCTTACAACCGCTAAAACCATCAGAATCAGCAAAATACTACTGATGGCTTACATAAGTTTTTTCGGCTTGCTCGTGATGTATAGCAACTTTACAGATTACGCTACCAACTACGAATATGTCGGCCACGTCCTGAGCATGGACACGGCCTATAATAGCGAAAAAACCAACTATCGGGCCATCACCTCGCCCATCCTTCACCACCGGATTTACTGGCTTATCATCACCCTGGAAGTAACTTATACCGTTTATTGCCTGATGGGCACTTACCACCTCTATCGAAAACTGAATGCTTCAGCCAAAGAGTTTCACGAAGCAAAAAAATTCTCGATTATCGGTTTAATGATCGGCCTGTTCATCTATTACGTCTGCCTGCAGGTTATCGGCGTCGAATGGTTCAACATGGATAAATCACAGGCATGGAATGCCAAGGACTGGGCCCGGCATATTGTTGATTTTACGCTGCCACTATTGATGTATGTGGCATTGAGGATTGAGCGCTAA
- the fecA gene encoding TonB-dependent Fe(3+) dicitrate receptor FecA — protein MQPTRLTPMVRTLRQLLLGASLSFGTLPLVHAADAKPYHIAPSSLENALNQFGREAGVLISFGSQVTSGVQSRGLEGNYTPSQGLNALLEGTGLQARAEGNNAFSLQPAGDAALELDTSKVVGDWLGDAAQTNVFEHPGARDVIRREEFERQGATQARDVLNRIPGVNAPDNNGTGSHDMALNFGIRGLNPRLASRSTVLMDGIPVPFAPYGQPQLSFAPISMGNMDAVDVVRGGGAVRYGPQNVGGVVNFVTRAIPDEPTVKGGFQTETSPSSSHDGFKTTGNLLAGGTADNGLGGAILYSGTRGGDWREHSDTEIDDLILKGKYQLDDANSFNAMAQYYEGNADMPGGLNVADYDADPYQSTRPKDQFWGRRTMFNFGYRYQEDRREFTANTFFTKTLRSGYLDQGTFLSLSPREYWVRGLETRFAQGFDLGQTSHEVGIGYRYINEAGHELRYRTPIASNEYPTTNSRNDRDTRGGTEANAFFVDDRIDIGKWTITPGIRYEMIESQQTNNLTNVKYKGDYNTALPALNVLYHLTDSWNLYANTEGSFGTVQYSQMPNRVTSGEVKPEKARTWELGTRYDNGALRAEIGAFLINFDNQYESNQTNDSVIARGETRHQGIETSINYALDDLSPALAGFDVYATYAYVDATIREDGPNKGNRVPFSSKHKGTVGVGYTEGAWKLNLDSSYQSDQFADNTNTSAESADGNTGKIPGYMLFSSRAAYDFGPKLSDLNVAVGMKNILNHQYFTRSFDDNNKGKYVGEPRTVYVQTSVAF, from the coding sequence ATGCAACCCACCCGTCTCACACCGATGGTTCGCACCTTGCGCCAACTCTTGCTGGGCGCCAGCCTGAGCTTCGGCACTCTGCCATTGGTGCATGCCGCTGATGCCAAGCCGTACCACATCGCGCCGTCCTCGCTGGAGAACGCACTCAACCAGTTTGGTCGTGAAGCCGGCGTGCTGATCTCCTTTGGCTCGCAAGTTACCAGCGGTGTGCAAAGTCGCGGCCTGGAAGGCAACTACACCCCTTCGCAGGGCTTGAACGCATTGCTCGAAGGCACCGGCCTGCAAGCCCGCGCCGAGGGCAACAATGCCTTCAGCCTGCAACCGGCGGGTGATGCGGCGCTGGAGCTGGACACCTCTAAAGTAGTCGGCGACTGGCTCGGCGATGCGGCGCAAACCAACGTCTTCGAACACCCCGGCGCTCGCGATGTAATCCGCCGCGAAGAATTCGAACGCCAAGGCGCGACTCAGGCCAGGGACGTGCTCAACCGCATCCCGGGGGTCAATGCGCCAGACAACAACGGCACCGGCAGCCATGACATGGCACTTAACTTCGGCATTCGCGGGCTCAACCCTCGGCTGGCTTCCCGCTCCACGGTATTGATGGATGGTATTCCGGTGCCCTTCGCACCTTATGGTCAGCCACAGTTGTCGTTTGCGCCGATCAGCATGGGTAACATGGACGCGGTCGACGTGGTGCGCGGCGGCGGTGCGGTGCGCTACGGGCCGCAGAACGTCGGCGGTGTGGTCAACTTCGTGACTCGCGCCATTCCCGATGAGCCGACGGTCAAGGGCGGCTTCCAGACCGAAACCAGTCCATCGTCCAGCCATGACGGCTTCAAAACCACCGGCAACTTGCTGGCCGGCGGCACGGCCGATAACGGTCTGGGCGGTGCGATTCTGTACTCGGGCACCCGTGGTGGCGACTGGCGCGAACACAGCGACACTGAAATCGACGACCTGATCCTCAAAGGCAAATACCAGCTCGATGACGCCAACAGTTTCAACGCCATGGCCCAGTACTACGAAGGCAACGCGGACATGCCCGGCGGGCTGAACGTCGCCGATTACGATGCTGACCCGTATCAGTCGACCCGCCCGAAAGACCAGTTCTGGGGCCGCCGCACGATGTTCAACTTCGGCTATCGCTATCAGGAAGATCGCCGCGAGTTCACCGCCAATACCTTCTTCACCAAAACCCTGCGCAGCGGTTATCTGGATCAGGGCACGTTCCTCTCGCTGTCGCCACGCGAGTATTGGGTACGTGGCCTGGAAACCCGTTTCGCCCAAGGCTTCGATCTCGGCCAGACCAGCCATGAAGTCGGCATCGGCTATCGCTACATCAACGAGGCCGGCCACGAACTGCGCTACCGCACGCCGATAGCCAGCAACGAATACCCAACCACCAACAGCCGCAACGACCGCGATACCCGGGGCGGCACCGAGGCCAACGCGTTCTTTGTCGATGACCGAATCGACATCGGCAAGTGGACGATTACTCCGGGCATCCGCTACGAAATGATCGAGTCGCAGCAAACCAACAACCTGACCAACGTGAAATACAAGGGTGACTACAACACCGCCCTGCCGGCGTTGAATGTGCTCTATCACCTGACCGACAGCTGGAACCTCTACGCCAATACCGAAGGATCGTTCGGCACCGTGCAGTACAGCCAGATGCCTAACCGGGTGACCAGCGGCGAAGTCAAACCAGAGAAGGCGCGCACCTGGGAGCTGGGCACCCGTTACGACAACGGCGCGTTGCGGGCAGAGATTGGTGCGTTCCTGATCAACTTCGACAACCAATATGAAAGCAATCAAACCAACGACTCGGTGATCGCACGAGGCGAAACACGTCATCAAGGCATTGAAACCAGCATCAATTACGCCCTCGACGACTTGAGCCCGGCGCTGGCCGGTTTCGATGTGTACGCGACTTACGCCTATGTGGACGCAACCATCCGCGAAGACGGGCCGAACAAGGGCAATCGTGTACCGTTCTCCTCGAAACACAAAGGCACGGTTGGCGTGGGTTATACCGAAGGCGCGTGGAAACTGAACCTGGACAGCAGCTATCAGAGTGATCAGTTCGCTGACAACACCAACACCTCGGCCGAAAGCGCCGATGGCAACACCGGAAAGATTCCAGGCTATATGTTGTTCAGCAGCCGCGCGGCGTATGACTTTGGGCCGAAGCTGTCGGACCTGAATGTGGCGGTGGGGATGAAGAACATCCTCAACCACCAGTACTTCACCCGCTCGTTCGATGACAACAACAAGGGCAAGTACGTGGGAGAACCGCGGACGGTGTATGTGCAGACTTCGGTCGCGTTTTGA
- a CDS encoding HPF/RaiA family ribosome-associated protein has protein sequence MQIQVNSDNHIQSSIRLEEWVRTTIESTLERYEEDLTRVEVHLRDENGDKPGPHDMRCQLEARPKGHQPISVTHKAANLELAIDGAAEKLEHALEHLFGKLRGKPRAAVVPFERPTADALLEDEFLENEQAAQNG, from the coding sequence ATGCAAATCCAAGTCAATAGCGATAACCATATTCAAAGCAGCATCCGACTGGAGGAGTGGGTACGAACTACCATTGAGAGCACGCTCGAACGTTATGAAGAGGACCTGACCCGCGTCGAGGTCCACCTGCGGGACGAGAACGGCGACAAGCCCGGTCCCCACGATATGCGCTGCCAGCTGGAAGCGCGGCCAAAAGGCCACCAACCGATTTCTGTCACTCATAAAGCCGCTAACCTGGAACTGGCGATCGACGGTGCGGCCGAAAAACTCGAACATGCGCTTGAACATCTGTTCGGCAAACTGCGGGGCAAACCACGTGCCGCTGTGGTGCCGTTCGAAAGGCCTACGGCCGATGCGCTGCTGGAAGACGAGTTTCTCGAGAACGAACAGGCTGCACAAAATGGCTGA
- a CDS encoding helix-turn-helix transcriptional regulator, producing MAAPVSLDTLQVFQALNRSPNARLEHSAELGDGMAAALWNNHHDAQDYEAPSHHTLSCYIAGGTGTFRRDQPGNKGGPDKLCILPADHQSGWVINGDIRLAHLYFSPEQFALGCVTLLDREPRELQLRERTFLEDPQQARRFRQLIALNWDEPGERLLTSSLAHEMLNHALLSQVGVRQGLRLKGGLAAHQRRQLVEFIDHQMAEAISLGQLAALCALSEYHFARMFRVSFGLPPHQYVLARRLSRARELLRGTSQPLGDIALACGFASASHFTNRFRQALGGTPGEYRQAFLR from the coding sequence ATGGCCGCACCAGTGTCACTCGATACCCTGCAAGTCTTTCAAGCGCTTAACCGCTCGCCCAATGCTCGCTTGGAGCACAGCGCCGAGCTCGGTGACGGCATGGCTGCAGCTTTGTGGAACAACCACCATGACGCTCAGGACTACGAAGCGCCAAGTCATCACACTTTGTCTTGCTACATCGCCGGCGGCACCGGGACCTTTCGCCGCGACCAGCCAGGTAACAAGGGCGGCCCGGACAAGCTGTGCATTCTGCCGGCCGATCATCAGTCAGGCTGGGTGATCAATGGCGATATTCGCCTGGCCCACCTGTATTTCAGCCCCGAACAATTTGCCCTTGGCTGCGTCACGCTGCTGGATCGTGAACCCCGGGAATTGCAGTTGCGCGAGCGCACGTTCCTCGAAGACCCGCAGCAAGCCCGGCGCTTTCGACAGTTGATCGCCCTCAACTGGGATGAACCCGGCGAACGCCTGCTCACCAGCAGCCTGGCCCACGAAATGCTCAACCATGCCCTGCTCAGCCAGGTCGGCGTGCGTCAGGGCTTGCGCCTCAAAGGTGGATTGGCAGCGCATCAACGGCGCCAGCTGGTGGAGTTCATCGACCATCAAATGGCCGAAGCCATCAGCCTCGGGCAGTTGGCGGCATTGTGTGCGTTGTCTGAATATCATTTTGCGCGGATGTTTCGTGTGAGCTTCGGTTTGCCACCGCATCAGTATGTGTTGGCTCGGCGACTGAGCCGCGCGCGAGAGTTGTTGCGCGGGACGTCGCAGCCGCTGGGGGATATTGCGTTGGCTTGTGGGTTTGCCAGTGCGAGTCATTTCACCAACCGGTTTCGCCAGGCGTTGGGTGGCACGCCCGGGGAATATCGGCAGGCGTTTTTGCGGTAG
- a CDS encoding sigma-70 family RNA polymerase sigma factor yields MSSASTVEVLYHAHHNWLTGWLRRKLGCPDSAADLAQDTFIRVLTARETPQIIEPRAFLTTIAKRVLFNHYRRQDLERAYLDALAQMPEIVAPSEEDRAIILQTLMELDQLLDGLPRLVKRAFLLAQLDGLTYPQIAAELGISIATVKRHLNKAAMRCYFAL; encoded by the coding sequence TTGTCGTCAGCCTCTACCGTCGAAGTCCTTTATCACGCCCATCACAACTGGCTCACCGGTTGGCTGCGACGCAAACTCGGCTGCCCTGACAGCGCCGCGGATCTGGCCCAGGACACGTTCATTCGAGTGCTGACGGCACGGGAAACGCCCCAGATCATCGAACCGCGGGCGTTCCTCACCACCATCGCCAAGCGTGTGCTGTTCAATCATTACCGCCGTCAGGATCTGGAGCGCGCCTACCTCGATGCGCTGGCGCAGATGCCGGAAATCGTCGCGCCGTCGGAGGAAGATCGGGCGATCATTCTGCAGACGCTGATGGAGCTCGACCAGTTGCTCGACGGTTTGCCGCGCCTGGTCAAACGCGCCTTTCTGCTGGCTCAGCTCGATGGTTTGACTTATCCACAGATCGCCGCCGAACTGGGCATTTCCATTGCCACCGTCAAACGGCACCTGAACAAAGCGGCGATGCGCTGCTACTTCGCACTATGA
- a CDS encoding L-serine ammonia-lyase, whose product MAISVFDLFKVGIGPSSSHTVGPMRAAATFAQALIDQDLLADVRRVEIRLYGSLSATGVGHATDRACVMGLMGEWPDSIEPNSIDSRIQTLHETGELSLAGKSTIAFNWQRDLLLLDESLPYHPNAMSLTAFGETGELFEQTYYSVGGGFIIEAAEAESGIAPTSDVVLPYDFSSAAELLKLCNQHGLRVSELMMANERAWRSDAEIRQGLLHIWSVMRECVEQGLRHEGILPGGLNVPRRAAKLHRSLLEIGKPNVISSTLSAMEWVNLFALAVNEENAAGGRMVTAPTNGAAGIIPAVLHYYMKFNPDASDDDVVAFFLGAAAVGILCKKNASISGAEVGCQGEVGSACAMAAAGLADILGATPEQLENAAEIGLEHNLGLTCDPVGGLVQVPCIERNAIAAVKAINATQMALRGDGKHFISLDRVIRTMRDTGADMHDKYKETSRGGLAVSWVEC is encoded by the coding sequence ATGGCTATCAGTGTTTTCGATCTCTTCAAAGTCGGCATCGGTCCGTCCAGTTCCCACACCGTCGGCCCGATGCGCGCCGCCGCGACCTTCGCCCAAGCACTGATTGACCAGGATTTACTGGCCGACGTACGGCGGGTAGAAATCCGTCTCTACGGCTCCCTTTCGGCCACTGGCGTCGGCCATGCAACCGACCGTGCCTGCGTCATGGGCCTGATGGGCGAATGGCCAGACAGCATTGAGCCGAACTCCATCGACAGCCGAATCCAAACTTTGCATGAAACCGGCGAACTGAGTCTGGCCGGTAAATCGACCATTGCCTTCAACTGGCAGCGCGATCTGCTGCTGCTCGACGAGAGCCTGCCCTACCACCCCAACGCCATGTCTCTGACAGCCTTTGGCGAAACCGGTGAACTGTTCGAGCAAACGTACTACTCGGTGGGCGGTGGTTTCATCATCGAAGCAGCCGAAGCCGAGTCCGGCATTGCGCCGACCAGCGATGTAGTGCTGCCCTACGACTTTTCCAGCGCCGCCGAATTGCTCAAGCTCTGCAACCAGCACGGTCTGCGGGTTTCCGAGCTGATGATGGCCAACGAACGGGCCTGGCGCAGCGACGCCGAAATCCGCCAGGGCTTGCTGCATATCTGGTCGGTGATGCGCGAGTGCGTCGAGCAAGGTTTGCGTCACGAAGGCATCCTGCCTGGCGGTTTGAATGTTCCGCGTCGCGCTGCGAAATTGCACCGCAGTCTGTTGGAAATTGGCAAACCGAATGTCATCAGCTCCACCCTGTCAGCCATGGAGTGGGTCAACCTGTTCGCCCTCGCCGTGAACGAAGAAAACGCGGCCGGCGGACGCATGGTGACCGCGCCTACAAACGGGGCGGCGGGGATCATTCCCGCCGTGCTGCACTACTACATGAAATTCAACCCGGACGCGTCGGACGATGATGTCGTGGCGTTCTTTTTGGGCGCTGCGGCCGTAGGCATTCTCTGCAAGAAAAACGCCTCGATCTCCGGCGCCGAAGTCGGCTGCCAGGGTGAAGTCGGTTCCGCCTGCGCCATGGCCGCCGCCGGCCTGGCCGACATACTCGGAGCGACTCCCGAGCAACTGGAAAACGCCGCCGAAATCGGCCTGGAACACAACCTCGGCCTGACCTGCGACCCCGTTGGCGGTCTGGTGCAGGTGCCGTGCATCGAGCGCAACGCAATCGCTGCGGTGAAGGCAATCAACGCCACGCAAATGGCCCTGCGCGGTGACGGCAAACACTTCATTTCCCTGGACCGGGTAATCCGCACCATGCGCGATACCGGCGCCGACATGCACGACAAATACAAAGAAACTTCACGGGGCGGCCTGGCTGTTAGCTGGGTGGAATGTTGA
- a CDS encoding DMT family transporter, which translates to MNLSLYLLTVLIWGTTWIALKWQLGVVAIPVSIVYRFGLAALVLFALLLLSRRLQPMNRRGHLICLAQGLCLFCINFMCFLTASQWIPSGLVAVVFSTATLWNAFNARVFFGQKIARNVLMGGALGLLGLGLLFWPELAGHTASPETLLGLGLALLGTLCFSAGNMLSSLQQKAGLKPLTTNAWGMAYGAAMLSAWCLVKGIPFDMEWNARYIGSLLYLVIPGSVIGFTAYLTLVGRMGPERAAYCTVLFPVVALNVSAFVEGYQWTAPALAGLVLVMLGNVLVFRKPKASMVQGNGKLA; encoded by the coding sequence ATGAACCTTTCGCTGTATCTACTGACCGTGCTGATCTGGGGCACCACCTGGATCGCCTTGAAATGGCAACTGGGCGTGGTGGCGATTCCGGTGTCGATCGTCTATCGCTTCGGCCTCGCCGCGTTGGTACTGTTCGCGCTGTTGCTGCTCAGCCGGCGCCTGCAACCGATGAACCGTCGCGGGCATTTGATTTGCCTGGCGCAGGGGCTGTGCCTGTTCTGCATCAATTTCATGTGCTTCCTCACCGCCAGCCAGTGGATCCCCAGCGGTCTGGTTGCCGTGGTCTTTTCCACCGCCACCTTGTGGAACGCCTTCAATGCGCGGGTGTTCTTCGGCCAGAAAATTGCCCGTAACGTGCTGATGGGCGGCGCGTTGGGCTTGCTCGGGCTTGGCCTGCTGTTCTGGCCGGAGCTGGCCGGTCATACCGCCAGCCCCGAAACCTTGCTCGGGTTGGGTCTGGCATTGCTCGGCACCTTGTGTTTCTCGGCCGGCAACATGCTGTCGAGTTTGCAACAGAAGGCGGGCCTGAAACCCCTGACCACCAATGCCTGGGGCATGGCTTACGGTGCGGCGATGTTGTCGGCGTGGTGCCTGGTCAAAGGCATCCCGTTCGACATGGAATGGAATGCCCGCTACATCGGGTCGTTGCTGTACCTGGTGATTCCCGGCTCGGTGATCGGCTTTACCGCTTACCTGACACTGGTCGGGCGCATGGGGCCGGAGCGGGCGGCGTATTGCACCGTACTGTTTCCGGTGGTGGCGCTGAATGTGTCGGCGTTTGTCGAAGGCTATCAATGGACGGCGCCGGCACTGGCGGGGCTGGTGCTGGTGATGTTGGGGAATGTGCTGGTGTTCCGTAAGCCCAAGGCGTCGATGGTGCAGGGGAATGGCAAATTGGCCTGA
- a CDS encoding serine/threonine transporter, with the protein MSDVRTPAADNPAVDLTRNSEITHKGWSKHDTTWMLGLYGTAIGAGTLFLPINAGVGGFWPLLLLAVLAFPMTFFAHRGLTRFVLSGRSGDITEVVEEHFGVGAGKLITLLYFFAIFPILLVYSVALTNTLSSLMEHQLHMTPPPRAILSLGLILGLMAIVRCGQSVIVKCMSVLVYPFVAALLLLGVSLIPNWNGAFFATASEGMPLPLFFKTLWLAIPVMVFSFNHSPIISAFAVDQKQRYGEQAERKSSGILAIAHVMMVVTVMFFCFSCVLALSPADLAAAKAQNISILSYLANHFQTPVIAYAAPLIALVAITKSFLGHYIGASEGFQGLIVKSLRGRGRVMSSSWLNRVTALFMILSCWAVATFNPSILGMIETLGGPIIACLLFLMPMYAIRRVPALRQYSNQASNVFVVLIGLIALSAIIYSFMP; encoded by the coding sequence ATGAGCGATGTACGTACACCTGCTGCCGATAATCCCGCTGTAGACCTGACACGCAATAGCGAAATAACCCACAAAGGCTGGAGTAAACACGACACCACCTGGATGCTTGGCCTCTATGGCACGGCGATTGGCGCCGGCACGTTGTTCCTGCCGATCAATGCCGGTGTCGGTGGTTTCTGGCCGCTGCTGCTCCTGGCGGTACTGGCCTTCCCGATGACCTTCTTCGCCCACCGTGGCCTGACACGCTTCGTGTTGTCCGGCCGTTCCGGGGACATTACTGAAGTAGTGGAAGAACACTTCGGCGTCGGCGCCGGCAAGCTGATCACGCTGCTGTATTTCTTCGCGATTTTCCCGATTCTGCTGGTGTACAGCGTGGCGCTGACCAACACCCTGAGCAGCCTCATGGAGCACCAGTTGCACATGACACCGCCACCTCGGGCGATCCTGTCGCTGGGGTTGATTCTCGGCTTGATGGCCATCGTCCGTTGCGGTCAGAGCGTCATCGTCAAATGCATGAGCGTGCTGGTTTACCCGTTCGTCGCAGCGTTGCTGCTGCTCGGCGTCAGCCTGATCCCGAACTGGAACGGCGCGTTCTTCGCCACTGCCAGCGAAGGCATGCCACTGCCGCTGTTCTTCAAGACCTTGTGGCTGGCGATCCCGGTGATGGTGTTCTCGTTCAACCATTCGCCGATCATCTCCGCCTTCGCCGTCGATCAGAAACAGCGTTACGGCGAGCAAGCCGAACGCAAGAGCAGCGGCATTCTCGCGATCGCTCACGTCATGATGGTCGTCACGGTGATGTTCTTCTGCTTCAGCTGCGTGCTGGCGTTGTCCCCGGCTGATTTGGCCGCTGCAAAGGCGCAGAACATTTCGATCCTGTCGTACCTGGCCAACCACTTCCAGACGCCGGTCATCGCTTACGCCGCGCCGTTGATTGCGCTGGTGGCGATCACCAAATCCTTCCTCGGCCATTACATCGGCGCCAGCGAAGGCTTTCAGGGCCTGATCGTGAAAAGCCTGCGTGGCCGTGGTCGCGTCATGTCCAGCAGTTGGCTGAACCGCGTCACTGCGCTGTTCATGATCCTCAGCTGCTGGGCCGTCGCGACCTTCAACCCGAGCATCTTGGGCATGATCGAAACCCTCGGTGGGCCGATCATCGCGTGCCTGTTGTTCCTGATGCCGATGTACGCCATCCGCCGCGTGCCGGCCTTGCGCCAGT
- a CDS encoding FecR domain-containing protein translates to MNNPADFSSQVAGQAVHWWMEVQQGPLTPRQQIAWQQWLDAHGEHRRAWEHIQRVNQRLRGLSSPLAHAALNAPKSAGRRQALKLLLILGAGCAVTWGMREHNPLTPLLADYRSPIGQRRKVSLGDGNQVQLNTASSVDVRVESQQRLIRLLEGEMLLTAAQAFEIQTAQGLLKTQGGRLNVRQFSDHTHVAVFEGSVELTPDGGSPRMLQTARKLSFGTRGISAPLPLDANSGAWADGMLVAAHMRLGDFLDELGRYRRGQLNCATNVADLLISGTYPLDDSERILDLLEISLPVKVRRFTRYWVTVEARA, encoded by the coding sequence ATGAACAACCCAGCGGATTTCTCCTCTCAAGTGGCCGGGCAGGCCGTGCACTGGTGGATGGAAGTCCAGCAAGGACCGTTAACCCCGCGCCAGCAAATTGCCTGGCAGCAATGGCTCGATGCTCACGGTGAACATCGACGGGCCTGGGAACATATTCAGCGGGTCAATCAACGCTTGCGCGGTTTGTCTTCACCGCTGGCCCACGCCGCCCTCAACGCACCGAAATCCGCCGGCCGTCGTCAGGCGTTGAAGCTATTGCTGATTCTCGGCGCAGGTTGCGCGGTCACCTGGGGCATGCGTGAGCACAATCCGTTGACGCCGTTGCTGGCCGACTACCGCAGCCCGATCGGCCAGCGACGCAAAGTGTCGCTCGGTGATGGCAACCAAGTTCAGCTCAATACCGCCAGCTCGGTCGATGTGCGAGTCGAAAGTCAGCAGCGGCTGATCCGCTTGCTGGAAGGCGAAATGCTGCTGACCGCCGCCCAGGCGTTTGAAATACAGACCGCACAAGGCCTGTTGAAAACCCAAGGTGGGCGGCTGAACGTGCGACAGTTTTCCGATCACACTCACGTGGCGGTGTTCGAAGGCAGCGTCGAATTGACGCCCGATGGCGGGTCGCCACGGATGCTGCAAACCGCCCGGAAGTTGAGCTTCGGCACACGCGGCATCAGCGCTCCTCTGCCATTGGACGCCAATAGCGGCGCCTGGGCCGACGGCATGCTGGTGGCTGCGCACATGCGCCTGGGGGATTTCCTCGATGAACTCGGTCGCTATCGCCGGGGGCAGCTCAATTGCGCGACGAATGTTGCCGACCTGCTGATTTCCGGGACTTATCCACTGGACGACAGCGAGCGGATTCTTGATCTGCTGGAAATCAGTTTGCCGGTGAAGGTGAGGCGTTTTACCCGGTATTGGGTGACGGTCGAGGCACGGGCCTGA